In the Cellvibrio sp. KY-GH-1 genome, TTTCACCACCCGATAACTGTGCCGGCCTGCGCTCCAGTAAATGCCCAATTTCCAATAAATCTACAATTACATCCACGCCAAAGCGGCGCTGTTCCCGCGCAATATTGTTATAGCCATATACTAAATTATTGCGCACCGATAAATGGGGCAGTAACTGCCCATCTTGAAACATCAAACCAAGGTGCCGCTTATGGGGGGAACACAGGTGCGCACGCTTGCATCAAACAGTGTTTTCCCGTTCAAAATAATCCTGCCCTGTTGCGGCTTTACTAAACCAGCAATTAACGACAGCAGTGTACTTTTACCGCTGCCAGACGCACCCAGAATACCGTTGATAGGTGCAGAGAATTGTTGTTTTACCTGCAGCGAAAATTCATCGCGCCGAAACTGCAAATCCATTTCAAGCACGACGAACTCCCAGCCAGCGCTCAGCGCGATGCGTAAGAATATTGCTCAATAACAAGGAAAAAAAAGCGAGGGCAAGACAAATCAAAATCAACCGCAGCGCCATAGCATCGCCGTCCATTTGATGCGTTGCGGAGTAGATAGCCAAAGGCAGCGTGCGGGTTTCACCGGCAATATTGCCAACAAAGGTAATAGTCGCACCAAACTCTCCGAGCGAGCGACTAAACACCATAATTGATCCAATTAATATACCGGGCAACATTAGCGGCAAGGTGACTGTGTACCAGACCTTTATAGGGCTTGCCCCCAGAGTGCTCGCTGCTAATTCCAACCGACGATCAATCATTTGCACCGATAATTTCGCCGCTTGCACCATGAGCGGAAATGCAATCACGGCTGACGCCAGCACTGCGCCCTTCCAATTAAAGGCAAACTCAATATTGAAATGGGTTTTGAGCCACTGCCCCACCACCCCTTGGGAACCAAACACCACTAGCAGCAAATAACCCGGCACGGTAGGCGGTAATACCATTGGCATAAATAGCGCAGCTTCCAAGACCGGTTTGGCCATAAATTCCTTACGCGCCAATAACCAGCCAAAAAAAACGCCAGGCAATAAACACAGAAAGGTTGCGCACAAACCAACCTGTGCCGATAAAACCAGTACTTGCCATTCCGCGTCTGTGAGCATAAAGAAAATTATAACTTGCTATTGATTAATGAATAACGCCAAAACCGTAACGCGCAAACACGTCCAGCGCGGGCTTGGACTGCAAAAATTTCCAAAATTCCTGAGCGTCAGGAGCAGCATTTTTAGTTAACCCGCCCGGGTACACAATCGGCAAATGGCTTTCTGGTGGGAAGCTCGCTACTCGCGTTATTTTTTTGCTCAATTGGGCGTCGGTTTTATACACAATTCCCAAACTACATTCACCGCGCTCTACGAACGCCAGCGCAGTACGCACATCTTCTGTACCAACCAAGCGCGGCCTAATGGAATCCCACCAACCAAAATACTGTAAGGCCTGTTTTGCATATTTCCCAACGGGCACATGCGCAGGCTCCCCGGTGCATAATTTCCCGGTAAAGCGACTCGCCAGATTCGTATTTTTGTCCAGCGTAATTGCTGGTGTATGGTTTACAGGAGCAATCAGTACCAATTCATTGGTTAATAACTTCACTCGGGAGGCCGCGTCCAGCAGGTTTCGCGTTTGCAAATAATCCATCCACTCGTCGTCGGCGGAAATAAACAACTCTGCCGGCGCGCCATTTTCGATTTGCTTCGCCAAGGTGGATGAACCAGCAAAGGATGTTTTGATGTGCGTATCGGGATGCAGTTGCTGGTAGCGTTTAGCCAACTCGGTGAGCGCATCGGTCAAACTCGCCGCCGCGTATAGGTTCACCTCACCAGCCTGCACAAAACTCGCCATGACCACCGCACCGACAAGCAGACTTTTTTTC is a window encoding:
- the modA gene encoding molybdate ABC transporter substrate-binding protein, producing MRAIIEVMKKSLLVGAVVMASFVQAGEVNLYAAASLTDALTELAKRYQQLHPDTHIKTSFAGSSTLAKQIENGAPAELFISADDEWMDYLQTRNLLDAASRVKLLTNELVLIAPVNHTPAITLDKNTNLASRFTGKLCTGEPAHVPVGKYAKQALQYFGWWDSIRPRLVGTEDVRTALAFVERGECSLGIVYKTDAQLSKKITRVASFPPESHLPIVYPGGLTKNAAPDAQEFWKFLQSKPALDVFARYGFGVIH
- the modB gene encoding molybdate ABC transporter permease subunit, coding for MLTDAEWQVLVLSAQVGLCATFLCLLPGVFFGWLLARKEFMAKPVLEAALFMPMVLPPTVPGYLLLVVFGSQGVVGQWLKTHFNIEFAFNWKGAVLASAVIAFPLMVQAAKLSVQMIDRRLELAASTLGASPIKVWYTVTLPLMLPGILIGSIMVFSRSLGEFGATITFVGNIAGETRTLPLAIYSATHQMDGDAMALRLILICLALAFFSLLLSNILTHRAERWLGVRRA
- a CDS encoding ATP-binding cassette domain-containing protein, giving the protein MDLQFRRDEFSLQVKQQFSAPINGILGASGSGKSTLLSLIAGLVKPQQGRIILNGKTLFDASVRTCVPPISGTLV